The stretch of DNA TCGGGCGCGCAGTCCTGGACACGCGCCATCGCCAAGCCAGTGACCGGAACCGTGCGCATCGCGCTGGCCGGCGTCGAGCAGCCCTCCGGCTGGTCCGTCGACACGACGACTGGCGTCGTGACCTTAGACACCGCGCCCGCTGCGGGCGTCGCCATCACCGCCGGCTTCGAGTTCGACGTGCCAGTGCGCTTCGACACCGAAGCGCTCGACGTGACGCTCGACCTCGAGCGGCTCGGCTCGATCACCTCCATCCCGCTGCTGGAACTGCGCCGATGAAGACCCTCGACCCCGCCCTGCAGGCCCATTTCGACGAGGGCACGACGACGCTCGCCTGGTGCTGGCGGATCGCCCGCGCCGATGGCGTCACCTTCGGCTTCACCGATCACGACCGGACGCTGAGCTTCGACGAGACCGACTTCGAGCCCGAGAGCGGGCTCACCGCGTCCGAGGTGCGCTCGGGCTCGGACCTCTCGGTCGATGCGCAGGACGCAGAGGGCGTGCTGACCTCGGACCGCATCACCGAGACCGACATCCTCGATGGGCGCTGGGACAACGCGGAGGTGGAGGTCTGGCGTGTGAACTGGGCCAACACCGGCCAGCGCGTGCTGATGCGGCGCGGGGCGATAGGCCAGATCCGGCGTGGGCGGCTCGCCTTCGTCGCGGAGGTCCGCTCGCTCGCGCATGTGCTGGGCCAGACAGTCGGGCGGACCTTCCAGGCGACCTGCGATGCCGCGCTCGGGGACGCCCGCTGCGGCGTCGACCTGGAGGATTCCGCCTACAAGGGCACGGGCGCCGTCATCGATCTCCTGCGCGACAGGGCCTTCACCGCCTCGGGGCTCGGCGGGTTCGCTTCCGGCTGGTTCACCTTCGGCACCATCGAATGGACGAGCGACGCGAATGCGGGGCGTCGCGCGGAAGTGCTGGGCCATGACGTGACGGACGGCGTCGCGATCCTGACCCTGCTCGAGGCGCCGGTGCGGTCCATCGCCGAGGGCGATGCCTTCACCATCCGCGCGGGCTGCGACAAGCGCATGGAGACCTGCGGGGCGAAGTTCGCCAATACCGTCAACTTCCGGGGTTTCCCGCACATCCCGGGCCAGGATGCCGTACTGCGATACGCCACGAAGGACGGCGGGCACGAGGGGTCGGTGCTGTGAACGCCGCTGATCCCCAGCACGTCATCACCATTGCGCGGTCCTGGCTCGGAACGCCGTATCATGATCAGGCCAGCCTGCGCGGTGTCGGCTGCGATTGCCTCGGGCTGGCGCGGGGCGTCTGGCGCGAGGTCGTCGGCCCCGAGCCGTTCCCGATCCCGCCCTACAGTCGGGACTGGGGCGAAACCGGCCCGCGCGAGGTGCTGGCCGAGGGCGCGCGGGGCATGATGACTGAGATTGCCCCGTGTGAAGCCGGACCCGGCGCGCTGGTCCTCTTCCGTATGAAGCCCCGCGCCATCGCCAAGCATGTCGGGATTCTGACCGGCCCCGACAGCTTCCTCCACGCTTACGAGCGGCTCGGCGTGATCGAGGAACCGCTCACGCA from Hyphomicrobiaceae bacterium encodes:
- a CDS encoding DUF2163 domain-containing protein: MKTLDPALQAHFDEGTTTLAWCWRIARADGVTFGFTDHDRTLSFDETDFEPESGLTASEVRSGSDLSVDAQDAEGVLTSDRITETDILDGRWDNAEVEVWRVNWANTGQRVLMRRGAIGQIRRGRLAFVAEVRSLAHVLGQTVGRTFQATCDAALGDARCGVDLEDSAYKGTGAVIDLLRDRAFTASGLGGFASGWFTFGTIEWTSDANAGRRAEVLGHDVTDGVAILTLLEAPVRSIAEGDAFTIRAGCDKRMETCGAKFANTVNFRGFPHIPGQDAVLRYATKDGGHEGSVL
- a CDS encoding NlpC/P60 family protein; the encoded protein is MNAADPQHVITIARSWLGTPYHDQASLRGVGCDCLGLARGVWREVVGPEPFPIPPYSRDWGETGPREVLAEGARGMMTEIAPCEAGPGALVLFRMKPRAIAKHVGILTGPDSFLHAYERLGVIEEPLTQSWRRRIAFAFLFPQR